A single Elaeis guineensis isolate ETL-2024a chromosome 15, EG11, whole genome shotgun sequence DNA region contains:
- the LOC140854137 gene encoding uncharacterized protein, translating into MFNNGNHNQKILSNNVAEGIPVENMTENSSLSAAVAAKDLRAVAFYVLKVTSEWVEQQKPRFTTFVAVLQMGHDYVRLKVEHVCPIIFTWILYFGKLILLLSMVWLECCIRGLDSLLRLGTTSFFTVIWCSILSVIAMTESQNFLYSW; encoded by the exons ATGTTCAACAACGGTAATCACAATCAAAAGATTTTGTCAAATAATGTGGCTGAGGGTATTCCTGTCGAAAATATGACGGAAAATAGCAGTCTTTCAGCTGCGGTGGCTGCTAAGGATCTAAGAGCTGTGGCTTTTTATGTCTTGAAAGTGACTAGTGAATGGGTTGAACAGCAGAAACCACGGTTCACAACCTTTGTAGCTGTTTTACAGATGGGCCATGATTATGTCCGTCTTAAAGTTGAGCATGTGTGTCCTATAATTTTTACTTGGATTTTGTATTTTGGAAAGTTGATCCTTCTTCTATCAATGGTTTGGCTGGAATGCTGCATCAGGGGTCTTGATTCTTTATTGCGTTTGGGGACAACATCCTTTTTCACTGTAATATGGTGCAGCATCCTCTCAGTTATTGCCATGACTGAATCACAAAATTTCTTATACTCATG GTGA